The Patescibacteria group bacterium genomic sequence ATTATTCTAATTAACCTAATTGACCTAAATAAATCAGGAATACCCAAATCCCAATGAACAAAATTAATTATCAAGTAAGAATTATTGGGTGATTCAAGATTTGTTCATTGTTTAGAATAATTAGAGCAATTAGAATAATTAGAAATTTTCATTTACTCTTCTTTCGGCTTGATTATCACGCGCCTTTCTTCCAGTTCGCCTTCGCTTTCCGTGACTACCTCATCGCTATCCGCCAAGAAAAGATGAATAATTCTGCGCTCATAAGCAGGCATTGCTTCCAAAATAAGGGGCTTTTTAGTTTTAGCCACTCGCTCCGCGGAATCCTGGGCTAATTTTTGAAGGTAAACCATCCGATTCTCCCTATATTTATTCACATCTAAGATGAAATTGACAATTTGATTAACCTTGCGCCTCACCGCCAATCTCAATAAGTGCTGCAACGCGTTTAAATTAGAACCTCGCTGTCCGATTAAAAGATTGGGGTTCTCTTTATTCTCAATATTAACCCAGATTATATCCTCGTTGTCCTGATCCACAATTTTCGCCCTCACTTTGCCGGAGAGGGACATCTTTTCCAGCAACCCCTCTGTAAGCCCGCAAATCACTTCAATAATTTCGGAGTTATTCACTTTCGAATGAGAACTTTCTAATACTTCTTTTTGCATATTTTTGGCGTTAATCTTGATAAATCCCGCAAAATTTTAATTCGCTCTATAGACCTTTTGTAAGACAACCTTTTCTGCTGCAATTAGCGGATTGCATAACGAAAAATTATCTCGCAAAAGGTCTTATTTAAAAAGCAAGAAATATCTTAAGAAACAGGGAATGATTCTTTGTCTTTATCTGAATCCTTTCTCATCACCAACCACTGTTGGGCAATGGAAAACAAAGTCGTCGCTACCCAATAAAGGGAAAGACCCGCGGGAAAACTTAAGGCAATAAAAATAGTTAAGACGGGCATAATATAAACCATCTGGTTGGTCATATTGGCGGCAATAGCGCTAAAATCATTACCGCTCGCCCGCGGCGCGGGCTTCTTTTTTTTCATCAGCATCCTGGACTGCCAGAATTGGGTCACGCCTGCCAAAATC encodes the following:
- a CDS encoding KH domain-containing protein, producing MQKEVLESSHSKVNNSEIIEVICGLTEGLLEKMSLSGKVRAKIVDQDNEDIIWVNIENKENPNLLIGQRGSNLNALQHLLRLAVRRKVNQIVNFILDVNKYRENRMVYLQKLAQDSAERVAKTKKPLILEAMPAYERRIIHLFLADSDEVVTESEGELEERRVIIKPKEE